A region of Myxococcus stipitatus DSM 14675 DNA encodes the following proteins:
- a CDS encoding AraC family ligand binding domain-containing protein, with product MAMEWDGYATAQVWRPESYPGLVLYRVSGRASSQALHVHDELQLTLDAGHLQEVSCGGSRLTAPPGSLVVIPPGEVHALRAEGGRPGVLYGMLVPTVFLTLGARPLADGEEAAAREEPLLGGGAVLDDPEVARDFVALHRALRVPGPVVEPRFWALLSSLLSRLGVGRVVLRPEDAAHQATP from the coding sequence ATGGCGATGGAGTGGGACGGGTATGCGACGGCGCAGGTCTGGCGCCCGGAGTCGTACCCAGGGTTGGTGCTGTACCGCGTGAGTGGTCGGGCGTCTTCCCAGGCACTTCATGTCCATGACGAGCTCCAGCTCACGCTGGATGCGGGACACCTCCAGGAAGTGTCGTGTGGCGGCTCGCGGCTGACGGCTCCACCGGGCAGCCTGGTGGTCATCCCTCCTGGGGAGGTCCACGCGCTGCGCGCGGAGGGAGGGCGCCCGGGAGTCCTCTACGGGATGCTGGTCCCCACCGTCTTCCTGACCTTGGGCGCTCGGCCCCTGGCGGATGGGGAAGAGGCGGCCGCGCGCGAGGAGCCGCTGCTGGGAGGAGGCGCGGTGCTCGATGATCCGGAGGTCGCTCGGGACTTCGTGGCGCTGCACCGGGCCCTGCGAGTCCCCGGGCCCGTGGTGGAGCCCCGGTTCTGGGCCTTGTTGTCCTCGCTGCTGTCCCGCTTGGGCGTGGGGCGGGTCGTGCTCAGGCCGGAGGACGCGGCGCATCAAGCAACGCCGTGA
- the holB gene encoding DNA polymerase III subunit delta', producing MTLASVLGQPRAIDSLQAALRAGAVHHAYLFAGPEGGGKERAAVGLAQALTCPEQPDVGCGTCASCVRVARGLHPDVTWVMPDDERVSRGLAGRSDFTGTPSRDLRVEQIRGLQERLALRGLESRRKVAILVSAQAMNVQAQNAFLKTLEEPPSETTLVLVASAMDKLLPTIRSRCSKLHFGPLPVELVAERVRTERKLDADTAQLAAIMSGGSLGRALALDVAALARRKDVVSAFESLRGEDAVGLLRFADEHGGSREDAEATLELLVLWTRDVALAKVGQEALLANRDLRTLAVEVASRHSEMSLHRRHALFEGARAAVARNGAPRLQLERMLIDLFTEASR from the coding sequence ATGACGCTCGCCTCGGTGCTGGGACAGCCCCGCGCGATTGATTCACTTCAGGCGGCCCTTCGCGCGGGCGCGGTTCACCATGCGTACCTCTTCGCGGGGCCCGAGGGGGGGGGCAAGGAGCGGGCGGCCGTTGGCCTGGCCCAGGCCCTGACCTGCCCCGAGCAGCCGGACGTGGGCTGCGGCACTTGCGCCAGCTGCGTGCGAGTCGCTCGCGGACTGCACCCCGATGTCACCTGGGTGATGCCGGATGACGAGCGCGTGTCGCGAGGGCTCGCGGGGCGCTCGGACTTCACCGGCACGCCGAGCCGCGACCTGCGCGTGGAGCAGATTCGAGGCCTCCAGGAGCGCCTGGCGCTGCGCGGCCTGGAGTCGCGCCGCAAGGTGGCCATCCTCGTTTCCGCGCAGGCGATGAACGTGCAGGCGCAGAACGCGTTCCTCAAGACGCTGGAGGAGCCGCCGTCGGAGACCACGCTGGTGCTGGTGGCCAGCGCCATGGACAAGCTCCTGCCCACCATCCGCAGCCGGTGCAGCAAGCTCCACTTCGGTCCGCTTCCGGTGGAGTTGGTCGCCGAGCGCGTGCGCACCGAGCGCAAGCTGGACGCGGACACCGCGCAGCTGGCGGCCATCATGTCGGGTGGGAGCCTGGGGCGGGCCCTGGCGCTGGACGTGGCGGCGCTGGCGCGGCGCAAGGACGTGGTCTCCGCCTTCGAGTCGCTGCGCGGCGAGGACGCCGTGGGGCTGCTGCGCTTCGCGGATGAGCACGGCGGCTCGCGCGAGGACGCGGAGGCGACGCTGGAGCTGCTGGTGCTGTGGACGCGCGACGTGGCGCTGGCGAAGGTGGGGCAGGAGGCGCTGCTGGCCAACCGGGACTTGCGCACGCTCGCGGTGGAGGTGGCCTCGCGGCACTCCGAGATGTCGCTGCACCGGCGGCACGCGTTGTTCGAGGGTGCTCGCGCGGCGGTGGCTCGCAACGGCGCGCCCCGGCTGCAGCTGGAGCGCATGCTCATCGACCTGTTCACGGAGGCCTCGCGATGA
- a CDS encoding mechanosensitive ion channel family protein has protein sequence MLSFLQSNLSLAVGAVLILILLGARATTQDQDLKRDLNGALRLLVMCLAVRMAAWALPQTTPPGLVKAIQVAWMLTFAFGVIRASVGFGLKLARLRAPSVATPKILRNVIDFLLYTLAAVPILQTQLNLDLTGLVATSAVLSVVIGLALQETLGNLFAGLSLQLDKPFEVGDFIRIGEHTGRVAQVNWRSIRIMTFRRELVTLPNSVVAKEQLKNFSQDRDPVGVDAQVRASYDTPPNVMKAALLDVVREIPQVLVDPPPIARTLAFDESCVRYMVRFFVNDFSLADAVTAEVYTRLWYRLRRDGVESPVPQRVVRMREDKPTPELPEHTVLRLLRAVDLFQPLADADLERLGQEVHVRRFGRDEHIIQEGDDGRTFYVLASGEVSVRAGKLQAEVTRLGQGSYFGEMSLLTGEKRAATIVALEDSILIEVDRPTFARLFGEHPGLARQLSAILAQRRTQLRAVAEASGAGADPIPAEVGRILGRLRQIFGLHASHE, from the coding sequence TTGCTGTCCTTTCTCCAGAGCAATTTGTCGCTCGCGGTCGGAGCGGTGCTGATCCTCATCCTGCTGGGCGCGCGAGCGACCACCCAGGACCAGGACCTGAAGCGGGACCTGAACGGCGCGCTCCGGCTCCTGGTGATGTGCCTGGCCGTGCGCATGGCGGCCTGGGCCCTGCCCCAGACGACGCCTCCCGGGCTGGTGAAAGCGATTCAAGTCGCCTGGATGCTGACGTTCGCGTTCGGCGTCATCCGCGCGAGCGTGGGCTTCGGCCTGAAGCTGGCGAGGCTGCGCGCGCCGTCGGTCGCCACGCCCAAGATCCTCCGCAACGTCATCGACTTCCTGCTCTACACGCTGGCCGCGGTCCCCATCCTCCAGACGCAGCTCAACCTGGACCTGACGGGCCTGGTGGCCACGTCCGCGGTGCTGTCGGTGGTCATCGGTCTGGCGCTGCAGGAGACGCTGGGCAACCTCTTCGCGGGCCTGTCGCTGCAGCTGGACAAGCCCTTCGAGGTGGGCGACTTCATCCGCATCGGCGAGCACACCGGACGCGTGGCGCAGGTCAACTGGCGCTCCATCCGCATCATGACGTTCCGCCGGGAGCTGGTGACGCTGCCCAACTCGGTGGTGGCCAAGGAGCAGCTCAAGAACTTCTCCCAGGACCGCGACCCGGTGGGCGTGGACGCGCAGGTGCGCGCCTCGTACGACACCCCGCCCAACGTGATGAAGGCGGCGCTGCTGGACGTCGTGCGGGAGATTCCGCAGGTGCTGGTGGACCCGCCGCCCATCGCCCGCACGCTCGCGTTCGACGAGTCGTGCGTGCGCTACATGGTGCGCTTCTTCGTGAACGACTTCTCGCTCGCGGACGCGGTGACGGCGGAGGTCTACACGCGGCTGTGGTACCGGCTGCGGCGCGACGGCGTGGAGTCGCCCGTGCCCCAGCGCGTGGTGCGCATGCGCGAGGACAAGCCCACGCCGGAGCTGCCCGAGCACACCGTGCTGCGGCTCCTCCGGGCCGTGGACCTCTTCCAGCCCCTGGCGGACGCGGACCTGGAGCGGCTGGGCCAGGAGGTCCACGTGCGCCGCTTCGGCCGGGATGAGCACATCATCCAGGAAGGCGATGACGGACGGACGTTCTACGTGCTCGCGTCCGGCGAGGTCAGCGTGCGCGCGGGCAAGCTCCAGGCCGAAGTGACGCGGCTGGGCCAGGGCAGCTACTTCGGCGAGATGTCGCTGCTCACCGGCGAGAAGCGCGCGGCCACCATCGTCGCCCTCGAGGACTCCATCCTCATCGAGGTCGACCGCCCCACCTTCGCGCGGCTGTTCGGCGAACACCCGGGCCTCGCGCGGCAGCTCTCCGCCATCCTCGCGCAGCGGCGCACCCAGCTGCGCGCCGTGGCCGAGGCCAGTGGCGCCGGCGCGGACCCCATCCCCGCCGAAGTGGGTCGAATCCTCGGGCGGCTGCGCCAGATCTTCGGGCTGCACGCCTCGCACGAATAG
- the holA gene encoding DNA polymerase III subunit delta gives MSSELDDVLAGVKAGKVSPLYLLWGEEFLVRKGADELVKALVPDAAVGLNLVPLDAGSPREVAQELATMPLFPGRKVVLVRDPEFLAPKKGRGDPLAKAREAWKANKRKEGARRLLALAARAGWGVDQLDPSASGAPSVEQWKEELNVDLAEADVAFLKEVAAFCKEERIHAPEGDATVLLDLLQKGVPAGHALVMAASEVDAKNPLVKLAQDKGHVVERKVAARHKDLDLTDIAKEFLAPFKKKLGPGALEELKERVGGNIRLLQSELEKLATYSEGPAIERSDVVMLVHHAREEEFFELSEALQKRDFRGALSYAEDAMGQGTHALQLLGAVASIVRTLLESHEWLMRYAGGTPPRTAKDVEARVFPRLEAELKGTKRKMPNAWALTFSMKAAAGYERRELLGSLVACAEADLALKSSGNGRLVIERLLATVCTGA, from the coding sequence ATGAGCTCGGAGCTGGATGACGTCCTGGCGGGGGTGAAGGCCGGGAAGGTCTCGCCGCTGTATCTCTTGTGGGGCGAGGAGTTCCTGGTCCGCAAGGGCGCCGACGAGCTGGTCAAGGCGCTGGTGCCCGACGCGGCGGTGGGGCTCAACCTGGTCCCGCTGGACGCGGGCAGCCCGCGAGAGGTGGCGCAGGAGCTGGCCACGATGCCCCTGTTCCCGGGGCGCAAGGTCGTCCTCGTGAGGGACCCGGAGTTCCTCGCGCCGAAGAAGGGCCGGGGAGATCCGCTGGCCAAGGCGCGCGAGGCGTGGAAGGCGAACAAGCGCAAGGAAGGCGCGCGGCGGTTGCTGGCGCTCGCGGCCCGCGCGGGCTGGGGCGTGGACCAGTTGGACCCGTCCGCTTCGGGGGCCCCGTCGGTGGAGCAGTGGAAGGAGGAGCTGAACGTCGACCTCGCGGAGGCTGACGTGGCGTTCCTCAAGGAGGTCGCGGCCTTCTGCAAGGAGGAGCGCATCCACGCGCCGGAAGGCGACGCCACGGTGCTGCTGGACCTCCTCCAGAAGGGCGTCCCCGCGGGCCACGCGCTGGTGATGGCGGCCTCCGAGGTGGATGCGAAGAATCCCCTGGTGAAGCTGGCGCAGGACAAGGGCCACGTCGTCGAGCGCAAGGTGGCCGCGCGCCACAAGGACCTGGACCTCACCGACATCGCCAAGGAGTTCCTGGCGCCCTTCAAGAAGAAGCTGGGGCCCGGCGCGCTGGAGGAGCTCAAGGAGCGCGTGGGCGGCAACATCCGCCTGCTGCAGTCGGAGCTGGAGAAGCTGGCCACGTACTCGGAAGGCCCCGCCATCGAGCGCTCCGACGTGGTCATGCTGGTGCACCACGCGCGCGAGGAGGAGTTCTTCGAGCTCTCGGAGGCGCTCCAGAAGCGCGACTTCCGAGGCGCCCTGTCCTACGCCGAGGATGCGATGGGGCAGGGGACCCACGCGCTGCAGTTGCTGGGCGCGGTGGCCTCCATCGTCCGCACGCTGCTGGAGAGCCACGAGTGGCTGATGCGCTACGCGGGAGGCACTCCTCCGCGCACCGCGAAGGACGTGGAGGCGCGCGTGTTTCCCCGGCTGGAGGCCGAGCTGAAGGGCACCAAGCGGAAGATGCCCAACGCCTGGGCGCTCACGTTCAGCATGAAGGCCGCGGCGGGGTATGAGCGCCGGGAGCTGCTGGGGTCGCTGGTGGCGTGCGCGGAGGCGGACCTGGCGCTGAAGTCGTCTGGCAACGGACGGCTCGTCATCGAGCGGCTCCTGGCCACCGTCTGCACGGGCGCCTGA
- a CDS encoding NRDE family protein produces the protein MCTLVILRQVHPEWPLVLAANRDEFFARPATGPQVLLESPRAVGGRDVERGGTWMGVTHAGLFVGLTNQRGGRIQGSAPRSRGEVVLEALQAGSVEAIERYLDTLSGEDFLPFNLLYGDARTLRVAYARTGQSRLRREEVPPGVHVLPNDDLDSPTLPKVERARQLAAPLVHQPWPRVEAGLKALLADDQLPPLEQVPVSPAGEAFPRDFLQQLQALCIRTPTYGTRSSAIVALAPGRVGHYLASDTPPDQGPWRDVTALLDAPRPPA, from the coding sequence ATGTGCACCCTCGTCATTCTTCGCCAGGTCCACCCGGAGTGGCCGCTGGTGCTCGCGGCCAACCGGGATGAGTTCTTCGCTCGCCCGGCGACAGGCCCCCAGGTCCTGCTGGAGTCCCCCCGCGCCGTGGGAGGACGCGACGTGGAGCGCGGAGGGACCTGGATGGGAGTGACTCACGCGGGACTCTTCGTGGGGCTGACCAATCAGCGCGGGGGGCGAATCCAGGGCTCGGCGCCCCGCTCGCGGGGAGAGGTGGTGCTCGAGGCCCTCCAGGCGGGCAGCGTCGAGGCCATCGAGCGCTACCTGGACACCCTCTCCGGCGAGGACTTCCTCCCCTTCAACCTCCTCTACGGGGATGCCCGCACCCTCCGGGTGGCCTACGCCCGGACCGGCCAGTCGCGCCTGCGACGCGAAGAGGTCCCGCCTGGCGTCCACGTCCTGCCCAACGACGACCTGGACTCCCCCACCCTGCCCAAGGTCGAGCGGGCAAGGCAGCTGGCCGCGCCGCTGGTGCATCAGCCCTGGCCCCGCGTCGAGGCGGGCTTGAAGGCCCTGCTGGCGGACGACCAGCTCCCTCCGCTGGAGCAGGTGCCCGTCTCGCCCGCGGGAGAAGCCTTCCCGCGCGACTTCCTCCAGCAGCTTCAGGCCCTGTGCATCCGCACGCCCACCTACGGCACGCGCTCCTCCGCCATCGTCGCGCTCGCGCCTGGACGCGTGGGGCACTACCTGGCGAGCGACACGCCTCCAGACCAGGGCCCCTGGCGCGACGTCACGGCGTTGCTTGATGCGCCGCGTCCTCCGGCCTGA